From the Maioricimonas rarisocia genome, one window contains:
- a CDS encoding MFS transporter — MNSSPRTRLLLIFLVVVIDLLGFGIVLPLLPRYGDYFRASDSWLAEGLAAIGFGLSESAAAHLRSSDGVTLGLLMASFSACQFVFAPIWGRVSDRIGRRPILLLGLAGSTLSYLLFGYVSALSPDAMLAGLCPLGWLFVARIGAGVAGATIPTAQAYIADSTDETGRGKGMALVGAAFGVGFTLGPLLGAAFVSNDRMAPPSAAPGYLAAALSGMAFLLALVRLPESLREQSQAARRGWFSLSEVKAALSRPMIRPLLLTMFLTTFAFAQFESTLSLLTKHFGIAQRNNFLLFAYIGLVLTLSQGILVRRLLPRLGEFRMALTGATLMVAGLVLLGVTAQMESTQMLYAVLPVSVIGFSALTPSLQAMLSLNSSDEEQGGVLGVGQSMTAMARILGPIAGLTLFNFGVAIPYWAAAGVMGLGVLLVAALPAKRPVQA, encoded by the coding sequence GTGAACTCGTCCCCCCGGACCCGCCTGCTGCTGATCTTTCTCGTTGTGGTCATTGACCTGCTCGGTTTCGGGATCGTGCTCCCGTTGTTGCCGCGGTATGGCGACTATTTTCGTGCCAGCGACAGCTGGCTTGCCGAGGGGCTGGCGGCGATCGGATTTGGCCTGTCGGAGTCGGCAGCGGCCCATTTGCGTTCATCGGACGGCGTCACACTGGGCCTGCTGATGGCCAGTTTTTCCGCATGCCAGTTCGTGTTTGCACCGATCTGGGGTCGGGTTTCGGACCGAATCGGGCGGCGACCGATTCTGCTGCTGGGACTGGCCGGTTCGACACTGTCGTATCTGCTGTTCGGGTACGTCAGCGCCCTGTCACCGGATGCGATGCTCGCGGGTCTGTGCCCGCTGGGATGGCTTTTTGTCGCCCGCATCGGAGCAGGGGTGGCCGGGGCCACGATTCCGACCGCTCAGGCGTACATCGCCGATTCGACCGATGAAACGGGCCGCGGCAAGGGGATGGCACTGGTCGGGGCGGCCTTTGGTGTCGGCTTTACACTGGGACCGCTACTGGGAGCGGCCTTCGTATCGAATGATCGGATGGCGCCGCCGAGCGCGGCACCGGGGTATCTCGCGGCGGCGCTTTCGGGGATGGCGTTTCTGCTGGCCCTGGTGCGACTGCCGGAATCGCTGCGGGAGCAGAGTCAGGCGGCCCGGCGCGGGTGGTTCAGCCTTTCAGAAGTGAAAGCGGCCCTGTCCCGTCCCATGATCCGCCCACTGCTGCTGACGATGTTTCTCACGACGTTTGCGTTCGCGCAGTTCGAGAGCACGCTCTCGTTGCTGACGAAGCACTTCGGGATTGCCCAGCGGAACAACTTCCTGCTGTTCGCCTACATCGGCCTGGTCCTGACGCTCAGTCAGGGCATTCTCGTTCGCAGGCTGCTGCCTCGACTGGGGGAGTTTCGGATGGCACTGACCGGCGCGACGCTGATGGTGGCCGGCCTGGTGCTGCTGGGAGTGACGGCCCAGATGGAATCGACGCAGATGCTGTACGCAGTCCTTCCGGTCAGCGTCATCGGCTTTTCGGCACTGACGCCCTCGCTGCAGGCGATGCTGTCGCTGAACTCCTCGGACGAAGAACAGGGGGGCGTGCTGGGAGTCGGGCAGAGCATGACGGCAATGGCTCGCATTCTCGGGCCGATCGCAGGACTGACGCTGTTCAACTTCGGCGTGGCAATCCCCTACTGGGCAGCGGCCGGCGTGATGGGGCTGGGCGTCCTGCTGGTGGCCGCACTGCCTGCAAAGCGGCCCGTCCAGGCCTGA
- a CDS encoding peptidylprolyl isomerase translates to MLRTRLLLASCPLMGLVFLMAGCSSQIDSAADNAPAVPTALAGESSSDADTYKVLFETSEGDFIVEVHPEWAPIGAAHFRKLVEADFYDDTRFFRVIDGFMAQVGMNGDPAVHAEWSEQTIKDEPSRQSNTRGFVTFARTGLPDSRSTQFFINYGDNSFLDNQGFAPFGKVVEGMDVVDSLYSGYGEGAPRGNGPSQGLIAESGNKYLNAQFPELDYIIEARVLGGDGATVDPLPVDPPEEPADAAEAPAADE, encoded by the coding sequence ATGCTCCGCACGCGACTTCTGCTGGCCTCGTGCCCGCTCATGGGTCTGGTCTTTCTGATGGCCGGCTGCTCGAGTCAGATCGACTCGGCCGCGGACAACGCGCCTGCCGTACCGACGGCATTGGCCGGCGAGTCTTCTTCCGACGCAGACACGTACAAAGTGCTGTTCGAGACGTCCGAAGGAGACTTCATCGTCGAAGTGCATCCGGAGTGGGCCCCGATCGGTGCGGCTCATTTTCGCAAGCTGGTTGAAGCGGACTTCTACGACGACACGAGGTTCTTCCGGGTGATCGATGGCTTCATGGCCCAGGTGGGAATGAACGGCGATCCGGCAGTTCACGCGGAGTGGTCCGAGCAGACAATCAAGGACGAGCCGTCCAGGCAGTCGAACACCCGCGGCTTTGTGACGTTCGCCCGGACCGGACTGCCCGATTCGCGATCGACGCAGTTCTTTATCAACTACGGCGACAACTCGTTCCTCGACAACCAGGGCTTCGCGCCGTTCGGCAAGGTCGTCGAGGGGATGGATGTCGTCGACTCACTCTACTCCGGTTATGGAGAAGGGGCCCCGCGTGGGAACGGTCCCAGCCAGGGATTGATTGCCGAATCGGGCAACAAGTATCTCAATGCCCAGTTCCCCGAGCTGGACTACATCATCGAAGCCCGGGTTCTTGGAGGTGACGGAGCGACCGTCGATCCGCTCCCGGTCGATCCGCCCGAGGAACCTGCTGACGCGGCGGAGGCCCCAGCCGCAGACGAATAG
- a CDS encoding metal-sulfur cluster assembly factor, with product MAEEIQLIDALKQVIDPELMVNIVDLGLVYDIAQEEEGVVQVQMTLTSPACPAGPQIISQAKMALEGVEDVNEAKIELVMSPPWSPERMTDDARDQLGIF from the coding sequence ATGGCTGAGGAAATCCAGCTGATCGATGCCCTCAAGCAGGTCATCGACCCTGAGCTGATGGTCAATATTGTCGATCTCGGACTGGTTTACGACATTGCCCAGGAAGAGGAAGGGGTCGTCCAGGTGCAGATGACGCTGACGAGCCCGGCCTGCCCGGCCGGTCCGCAGATCATCTCGCAGGCCAAAATGGCCCTCGAAGGTGTCGAGGACGTCAACGAGGCGAAAATCGAGCTGGTCATGTCGCCGCCGTGGTCGCCCGAGCGAATGACCGACGACGCCCGCGACCAGCTTGGCATCTTCTGA
- a CDS encoding M14-type cytosolic carboxypeptidase, which translates to MSTRTFVSALLLAALVALTARESVAKPLTVASDFEGASVRVLDINQDARSIAFMPGGDPSRGWPCWWYFRIEGIAPGETVTLRLQGSIAAIGNRKPLSASWAMPARATWSDDGEIWHQTDKGERDGDWMVYTVRAKGESVYVAWGPPFTPATARTLVDRLSEASPHATAEELCRSRDGRSVPMLCVSEGDRPSSQRFGVWVQARQHAWESGSSWVARGFAEWLLSDDPQATWLRQHAEISIVPVMDVDNTASGNGGKNALPHDHNRDWSDQPHWNEVAAAQENVRSLIEQGRMDVFLDLHNPAPGDPTFFYVLPRELLREQAADLRDRFIELAYGEISSIRPMVPMSNTPKVTGPRYHPLWKQISSNWVAMNGNPHTVSLCLETIWNSQRSTPAGYRGVGAALAAAVSRFLAEQPAR; encoded by the coding sequence ATGTCCACTCGAACGTTCGTCTCGGCGCTGCTGCTTGCCGCTCTGGTGGCACTCACCGCCCGCGAATCAGTCGCCAAACCGCTCACAGTCGCGTCCGACTTTGAAGGTGCCTCCGTCCGCGTCCTCGACATCAACCAGGACGCCCGCAGCATCGCCTTCATGCCGGGAGGCGATCCATCGCGAGGCTGGCCCTGCTGGTGGTACTTTCGCATCGAGGGCATTGCCCCGGGGGAAACCGTGACGCTCCGGCTGCAGGGCTCGATCGCGGCGATCGGCAATCGCAAGCCGCTTTCCGCGTCATGGGCCATGCCCGCCAGGGCCACGTGGTCGGACGACGGTGAAATCTGGCACCAGACCGACAAGGGGGAGCGTGACGGCGACTGGATGGTTTACACGGTTCGCGCCAAGGGGGAGTCCGTCTACGTCGCGTGGGGCCCTCCGTTCACGCCCGCGACCGCCCGGACGCTCGTCGACAGGCTCAGCGAAGCGTCGCCGCACGCGACCGCAGAAGAGCTCTGCCGCTCACGCGATGGGCGTTCGGTCCCGATGCTGTGCGTTTCGGAAGGTGACCGCCCCTCCTCCCAGCGATTTGGCGTCTGGGTGCAGGCCCGGCAGCACGCCTGGGAGTCCGGTTCCAGTTGGGTCGCCCGGGGCTTTGCCGAATGGCTTCTCAGCGACGATCCCCAGGCCACCTGGCTTCGTCAGCACGCGGAGATCTCTATCGTCCCGGTCATGGACGTTGACAACACCGCGTCCGGCAATGGCGGAAAGAACGCCCTCCCGCACGACCACAACCGCGACTGGTCCGACCAGCCCCACTGGAACGAAGTCGCCGCCGCTCAGGAGAATGTCCGCAGTCTTATCGAACAGGGACGAATGGACGTCTTCCTCGATCTGCACAACCCGGCACCGGGCGATCCCACCTTCTTTTACGTCCTCCCGCGCGAACTGCTTCGCGAGCAGGCGGCCGACCTCCGCGATCGCTTCATCGAGCTGGCTTACGGAGAAATCAGCAGCATCCGGCCGATGGTCCCGATGAGCAACACGCCGAAGGTCACTGGGCCCAGGTACCACCCGCTCTGGAAGCAGATCAGTTCGAACTGGGTCGCCATGAATGGCAACCCGCACACGGTCAGCCTCTGTCTGGAGACGATCTGGAACTCTCAGCGCAGCACGCCTGCCGGCTACCGCGGCGTTGGTGCCGCCCTGGCCGCTGCCGTCAGCAGGTTCCTTGCCGAGCAGCCTGCTCGTTGA
- a CDS encoding serine/threonine protein kinase, translating to MHPVLRQIVDLGIVRQSDLADVAERADTPTSSLELQLDSLVGAGSLTPLQARRIVDRGPKSLVLGNYVIRDRVGSGGMGDVYEAIHQRLNRRVALKVLKPELTRDDNAVRRFRREVEASARMAHPNIVTVTDAGEADGHHFYVMEFVDGVDLASLVKTCGPLDLPFAVEIARQVADGMDVVHRQNVIHRDLKPSNLLLDRNGLVAILDLGLAKFFQAEAGTTSETQLTLTGNVMGTIDYMAPEQALDTRTADERADIYALGCTVYYLLTGKPLFPESTMMKRLLAHREQPIPSLDEVCPIAPERFRDVFERMVAKSPDDRPSSMHVLKDELAACLENFDRVAFQQTAGELVEQVQRQKKEQAAKSSWRAGIRLTDSASTAADTDDGTRGRAGDTDANRTLGSAGEDPQTSRIRSVTIAMPRSRVLWSISATAILVTGIVMFPDWSPPDPAATIVDVVEEPSRRVAEVPVAPEDEIGVPAIPLDLQTPALLVFATPHLNVTPGNPPDDDLVAGLRQIVRHVGFYLEDDGDNAISLERFQGPDRQIAIDLEKHLKTLLQQAGVRIIDELDANWHIRGRFAVSLRTSDSDVEYTVSLVDSNTGREKSAFHDSFALNSAQPPGFAAPPSPAPMPPAETSHETLIAAIDALAARTKTFVAQQDAQSISVGPFEAPAAADARTFEGALIAALQQAGVRVVDAGRAPWQLRGSLSIGTTGNSPTATVEATIVENEK from the coding sequence GTGCATCCGGTTCTGCGGCAGATCGTCGATCTCGGTATCGTCCGACAGAGCGATCTGGCGGACGTCGCTGAACGTGCCGATACTCCTACCTCCTCGCTTGAGTTGCAGCTCGACTCGCTCGTCGGTGCCGGCTCACTCACACCGCTGCAGGCTCGACGCATTGTCGACCGTGGACCGAAGAGTCTGGTGCTCGGCAACTACGTGATCCGGGACCGTGTCGGCAGCGGCGGCATGGGAGACGTCTACGAGGCGATCCATCAGCGGCTCAATCGGCGCGTCGCCCTCAAGGTGCTCAAGCCGGAGCTGACCCGAGACGACAACGCCGTCCGCCGCTTCCGCCGCGAGGTCGAAGCGTCCGCCCGCATGGCACATCCTAATATCGTCACCGTGACCGATGCCGGTGAGGCCGACGGACATCACTTCTATGTGATGGAGTTCGTCGACGGCGTGGACCTGGCTTCGCTGGTGAAAACTTGCGGCCCACTCGACCTGCCGTTTGCCGTCGAGATCGCCCGCCAGGTCGCCGACGGCATGGACGTGGTGCACCGTCAAAACGTCATCCACCGCGATCTCAAACCTTCCAACCTGCTGCTTGACCGAAATGGACTGGTCGCCATTCTCGATCTGGGACTGGCCAAGTTCTTTCAGGCCGAAGCGGGCACCACCAGCGAAACCCAGCTGACGCTGACCGGCAACGTCATGGGGACCATCGACTATATGGCCCCGGAACAGGCCCTCGACACCCGGACTGCCGACGAGCGGGCCGACATCTACGCTCTGGGATGCACCGTCTACTACCTGTTGACCGGGAAGCCGCTGTTTCCGGAATCGACCATGATGAAGCGGCTGCTGGCCCATCGCGAGCAGCCGATCCCTTCACTCGACGAAGTCTGCCCGATTGCCCCCGAACGCTTCCGCGACGTCTTCGAACGGATGGTCGCCAAGTCGCCGGACGACCGGCCATCGTCGATGCACGTACTGAAGGACGAACTGGCCGCATGTCTCGAAAACTTCGACCGGGTCGCGTTCCAGCAGACTGCCGGCGAACTGGTCGAGCAGGTGCAGCGGCAGAAGAAGGAGCAGGCCGCGAAATCCTCCTGGCGGGCAGGGATCAGGCTCACAGATTCGGCGTCGACTGCTGCGGACACGGACGACGGCACCCGCGGGCGGGCCGGCGACACCGATGCGAACCGCACCCTTGGATCAGCCGGCGAAGATCCGCAGACCAGCCGCATCAGATCGGTGACGATCGCGATGCCCCGCAGTCGCGTCCTCTGGAGCATTTCCGCGACGGCGATTCTGGTGACAGGGATCGTGATGTTTCCCGACTGGTCTCCCCCCGACCCCGCCGCCACGATCGTCGATGTCGTCGAAGAACCGTCCCGCCGCGTTGCCGAAGTGCCGGTCGCTCCTGAGGACGAGATCGGCGTTCCAGCGATCCCGCTCGACCTGCAGACTCCGGCGCTGCTCGTCTTTGCCACTCCGCACCTTAATGTTACTCCCGGGAATCCTCCAGACGATGACCTCGTTGCCGGGCTGCGGCAGATCGTTCGTCACGTCGGCTTTTATCTCGAGGACGACGGCGATAACGCAATTTCGCTGGAACGTTTTCAGGGGCCCGATCGGCAGATTGCGATTGACCTTGAGAAACACCTGAAGACTCTTCTTCAGCAGGCTGGCGTCCGAATCATCGACGAGCTGGACGCGAACTGGCATATCCGTGGCCGGTTTGCCGTGTCCCTGCGCACTTCCGACTCGGATGTCGAATACACGGTCAGTCTGGTCGACAGTAACACCGGACGGGAAAAGTCAGCGTTTCACGACAGCTTCGCTCTCAACAGTGCGCAACCGCCAGGCTTCGCCGCGCCCCCCTCCCCCGCACCGATGCCACCTGCGGAAACGTCGCACGAGACGCTTATCGCCGCGATCGACGCACTGGCGGCCCGCACGAAAACCTTCGTTGCGCAGCAGGACGCACAGTCGATTTCGGTCGGACCGTTCGAAGCACCCGCTGCCGCCGATGCCCGCACCTTCGAAGGAGCTCTCATCGCCGCCCTGCAGCAGGCGGGCGTCCGCGTCGTCGACGCCGGCCGGGCTCCCTGGCAGCTTCGCGGCAGCCTCTCGATCGGCACGACCGGCAACTCGCCGACCGCCACCGTCGAAGCGACGATCGTGGAGAACGAGAAATGA
- a CDS encoding IS4 family transposase, with protein sequence MLTDEPRYDVWEQIRQQDLKAFARLLPESLVVQAAERADVRIVRSALAIPNLVWLGVLSALHSTKSFARILTLTAQMLDLSANGLPEAVARSRRNAARRKPKASKHSPRGKDPATVTEEAFTQARRRMPVAVWFVLIELLTARFEEQHQDLIRWKRFRLLALDGTTIRLPQHNRLAEHFGTSSNGRYRVAQARMVMLQLPLVRLPWRYELGPVDEGERTVAARLLKQVRRNDLVLMDQGFWSYGLFHQIQAARGYFAIRQYPGVRMKTLRRLGPRDRIVRWKTPSGPRWRNANLPESITLRVINYQIKGFPPSAVVTNVLGPKRISREDWIRMATEAEPGHPLDPAVRKGIGLYHRRWEIETTFQELKVYQGLERTLRSHSPESVQYEVAGHVVLYLLVCWLMVEAAQRSTGDGDPLGVSFKHALEELVTAWPLLLTSTSTEVNRRVLPKLLAAIASHEVQWRPGRTFARKTSSASKKRRRKKSARQQT encoded by the coding sequence ATGCTCACGGATGAGCCAAGGTATGATGTCTGGGAACAGATTCGTCAACAGGACCTCAAAGCGTTTGCCCGGCTACTGCCTGAGTCGCTCGTCGTTCAGGCCGCCGAGCGGGCGGATGTCAGGATCGTTCGCTCGGCATTGGCAATTCCCAACCTGGTCTGGCTGGGAGTGCTCTCGGCACTGCATTCGACAAAGAGCTTTGCCCGGATTCTCACGCTGACCGCCCAGATGTTGGACCTGTCGGCCAATGGCTTGCCCGAAGCGGTTGCACGATCCCGCCGCAACGCGGCACGACGCAAACCGAAGGCATCGAAACACAGTCCGCGGGGAAAAGATCCTGCGACGGTGACTGAAGAAGCCTTCACCCAGGCCCGCCGACGCATGCCGGTCGCTGTCTGGTTCGTCCTCATCGAACTGCTCACGGCCCGGTTCGAGGAACAGCACCAGGACCTGATCCGCTGGAAGCGGTTTCGTTTGCTGGCGCTGGACGGGACCACCATTCGGCTGCCGCAACACAATCGTCTGGCCGAGCACTTCGGCACCAGCAGCAACGGCCGGTATCGTGTCGCGCAGGCCCGTATGGTCATGTTGCAGTTGCCTCTGGTCCGTCTGCCCTGGCGGTACGAACTGGGACCGGTCGACGAAGGCGAACGCACCGTGGCCGCCCGATTGCTGAAGCAGGTACGGCGTAACGATCTGGTGCTGATGGATCAGGGGTTCTGGAGCTACGGGTTGTTCCATCAGATTCAGGCAGCGCGGGGCTACTTTGCGATTCGACAGTATCCGGGTGTTCGCATGAAGACGCTGCGGCGGCTGGGCCCCAGGGATCGCATTGTGCGCTGGAAAACTCCCTCCGGACCACGTTGGCGCAATGCAAATCTTCCCGAGTCGATCACGCTGCGCGTCATCAACTACCAGATCAAAGGCTTTCCCCCCAGTGCGGTGGTGACCAATGTGCTGGGACCGAAGCGCATCAGTCGCGAAGACTGGATCCGGATGGCGACAGAAGCCGAACCGGGACATCCACTGGATCCCGCGGTGCGCAAAGGCATCGGGTTGTATCATCGTCGCTGGGAGATCGAAACGACGTTTCAGGAACTGAAAGTCTACCAGGGGCTGGAACGGACCCTGCGGAGTCATTCGCCGGAATCAGTGCAGTACGAGGTGGCCGGCCACGTGGTGCTGTACCTGCTGGTTTGCTGGTTAATGGTCGAAGCCGCGCAGCGGTCCACCGGCGACGGAGACCCGTTGGGGGTGAGCTTCAAGCACGCCCTGGAAGAACTGGTGACGGCTTGGCCGCTGTTGCTGACATCCACCTCAACGGAGGTGAACCGTCGCGTGCTTCCCAAGCTGCTGGCAGCTATTGCATCTCACGAAGTCCAGTGGCGTCCCGGCCGAACATTCGCCAGAAAGACAAGCAGTGCAAGCAAGAAGCGCCGACGAAAGAAGAGCGCACGCCAACAAACTTAG
- a CDS encoding ATP-dependent nuclease codes for MPKNPAVGLKLGRQWLATREGTCRHCGLPRFAHAGEHRVRCPRDEEELLAVDSTLGSLLDEWRAIVQPVNDFHEYLQREGRRALKRSEEIPPGLDSRPLQQEMLGEIRCFREHMIEVADRLAERELDRRKRKGRAARPQPQGRPLSDGNLNHAAVPVPARSAGEGICTLTSRDREGAEGASTDTPVCHGLCRCPLPATSAVSRLSCSTLPSLLSAPQALTIDAGAGSCTMAESVGHAGLLILSGTSSVAAPPRQPESDLATFLRARRLGRSGLNHQERTPTGPDDRVQVQRVRTSPGGEGLRRRAASELSAVQSPADRSGCRTTSPASLPQRYGEHAPMKLACAQIRNFRRLEDVSIIFDESETVFVGPNNSGKTSAADVFRHFVKSREFSIHDFSVSQLDSFNQFARGELDESDLPAIELDLWFAITPQTQFGRVGMLLPDVEQDYNKVGIRLRFCVNDPEELKESYESRCAPGRGAPTKELTEYLEEADAVRRHFSISYSALSGDTEPPHVHPLSPEQGRRLVAQLVRVEFVDAQRNIDDHERTGTTRLSNVFDRYYKRYLDQATTAHEATDLVVQHNVDLTLHYERVFKELLDVIGSLGVPSAADRSPKLVSNLVPESVLGGNAVLTYVDQKREHSLPEKYCGLGVKNLIYLAVTICDLHLDWINTSANRPLLLILFVEEPEVHLHAQAQQTFITNVRKILQKNAREHDGRAEAPQIVVTTHSSHILDAVEFPLVRYFRRCRSRDESATTTTLSASTVLDLGQFSPEGASIVENATVAGTTTPGGDENGTRRATSAVRQDTLRFLRRYMRLTHCDLFFADAAILVEGTVEKLLMPEMIARCAPLLQDRYITVLEVGGAFAHRFEELLRFLAIPFLVITDVDSVKATGRRTACRADAVGAKTSNAALRHYLRTDYVSDLNNRTIDERTIAEGAGCVVYQRPTPVNAGGESEAMHGRTFEEAFVYENLRHYRDGDVEFPGVVMFNGNLGRIHQRVFDAVKSQNFKKAEFALSVLASEADWRTPEYISEGLEWLQDKLRGRSGVASEENGR; via the coding sequence ATGCCGAAGAATCCGGCAGTCGGTCTGAAGCTGGGCCGGCAGTGGCTGGCCACCCGTGAGGGGACCTGCCGGCACTGCGGCCTGCCGCGGTTCGCTCACGCGGGAGAGCATCGTGTCCGTTGTCCCCGGGACGAAGAGGAACTGCTGGCCGTCGACAGCACGCTCGGCAGTCTGCTCGACGAATGGCGGGCGATTGTGCAGCCGGTCAATGATTTTCACGAGTACCTGCAGCGCGAGGGACGCCGGGCCCTCAAGCGAAGTGAGGAGATTCCGCCGGGGCTCGATTCCCGTCCCCTGCAGCAGGAGATGCTTGGTGAGATCCGCTGTTTCCGCGAGCACATGATCGAGGTAGCCGATCGCCTCGCCGAGCGGGAACTGGACCGTCGCAAACGCAAGGGACGAGCGGCGAGGCCCCAGCCGCAGGGCCGGCCGTTGTCGGACGGCAATCTGAATCACGCAGCCGTACCGGTACCGGCACGAAGCGCCGGCGAGGGAATCTGCACGTTAACGAGCCGCGACCGTGAGGGAGCGGAAGGTGCGTCCACCGACACGCCTGTGTGCCACGGGCTCTGCCGGTGCCCGTTGCCAGCGACGAGTGCTGTGTCACGGCTCTCCTGCTCAACTCTCCCCTCACTCCTCTCTGCCCCGCAGGCGCTCACAATTGACGCCGGTGCCGGTTCGTGCACAATGGCGGAATCAGTCGGGCATGCGGGCCTGCTCATCCTCTCCGGAACCAGTTCTGTCGCTGCGCCGCCGCGGCAACCGGAGAGCGACCTCGCGACTTTCCTGCGTGCGCGACGGCTCGGCCGATCCGGACTGAATCACCAAGAGAGAACACCAACGGGCCCCGATGATCGAGTTCAAGTGCAACGCGTGCGGACATCGCCTGGGGGCGAAGGACTCCGCCGCCGGGCGGCAAGTGAACTGTCCGCAGTGCAGAGCCCGGCAGATCGTTCCGGGTGCCGGACAACGAGTCCAGCTTCACTTCCGCAACGGTATGGAGAACATGCCCCGATGAAATTGGCTTGTGCCCAAATACGCAACTTCCGACGACTCGAAGATGTTTCAATCATTTTTGACGAATCGGAGACAGTCTTCGTTGGTCCGAACAACAGCGGGAAGACGAGTGCAGCCGACGTTTTCCGGCACTTCGTGAAAAGTCGCGAGTTCTCGATCCACGACTTTTCAGTGTCCCAACTTGACAGTTTCAACCAGTTTGCACGCGGCGAGCTGGACGAAAGTGATCTTCCGGCGATCGAACTCGATCTGTGGTTTGCGATCACTCCACAGACGCAGTTCGGTCGAGTCGGGATGCTCTTGCCCGACGTTGAGCAGGATTACAACAAAGTGGGGATAAGACTTCGCTTCTGTGTGAATGATCCCGAAGAGCTGAAAGAGTCATATGAGTCACGCTGTGCTCCGGGGCGAGGCGCTCCTACGAAGGAGCTCACTGAATATCTTGAAGAAGCGGACGCAGTTCGGCGTCACTTCTCAATATCGTACAGCGCGTTGAGCGGAGACACCGAGCCTCCCCATGTTCACCCGCTGTCGCCGGAACAGGGACGGCGGCTCGTCGCTCAGCTGGTGCGTGTCGAATTCGTTGATGCTCAGCGAAACATTGACGACCACGAGCGAACGGGAACAACGAGGCTCTCGAACGTGTTCGATCGCTATTACAAGCGATATCTCGACCAGGCAACGACTGCACATGAGGCTACAGACCTGGTTGTTCAGCATAATGTTGATCTGACGCTGCATTATGAACGCGTATTCAAAGAGCTTCTTGATGTAATCGGAAGTCTTGGTGTGCCGTCCGCAGCGGATAGGTCGCCAAAGTTGGTGTCAAACCTTGTCCCCGAGTCTGTACTGGGTGGTAACGCCGTCCTTACCTATGTCGACCAGAAGCGGGAGCACTCGCTGCCTGAAAAGTACTGCGGACTCGGTGTCAAGAATCTTATATATCTCGCTGTTACCATATGCGATCTTCACCTCGATTGGATAAACACGTCGGCGAACCGCCCTTTGTTGCTCATCCTGTTTGTCGAGGAGCCGGAAGTTCATCTACATGCTCAGGCCCAGCAGACGTTTATCACGAACGTCAGGAAGATCCTACAAAAGAACGCACGCGAACACGACGGTCGCGCTGAGGCGCCACAAATTGTTGTGACGACACACTCGTCTCACATCTTAGATGCCGTTGAGTTCCCATTGGTTCGCTATTTTCGTCGTTGCCGATCAAGAGACGAGAGCGCCACCACGACGACTCTTAGTGCGTCCACGGTCCTCGATCTTGGCCAGTTTTCGCCGGAAGGAGCCTCCATTGTAGAGAATGCGACAGTTGCGGGAACAACGACTCCTGGTGGTGACGAGAACGGCACGCGAAGGGCCACCAGCGCAGTGCGCCAGGATACGCTACGCTTCTTGAGACGCTACATGCGCCTCACGCACTGCGACCTGTTCTTTGCGGACGCTGCTATCCTCGTCGAGGGCACCGTCGAGAAGCTGCTCATGCCGGAGATGATTGCAAGATGTGCGCCATTGCTTCAGGATCGCTACATTACCGTGTTGGAAGTAGGGGGGGCATTCGCGCATCGGTTCGAAGAGCTTTTGCGATTCTTGGCGATTCCGTTTCTCGTTATCACCGATGTCGACTCTGTGAAAGCGACTGGGAGGCGTACGGCGTGTAGAGCCGATGCCGTCGGAGCCAAGACATCGAATGCGGCGTTGAGACACTACCTCAGAACAGACTATGTGTCAGACCTTAACAACCGCACAATTGACGAACGAACAATAGCCGAGGGGGCTGGGTGTGTAGTGTATCAACGCCCGACACCTGTTAACGCAGGTGGCGAGAGTGAGGCTATGCACGGGCGCACATTTGAAGAAGCGTTTGTTTACGAGAACCTGCGTCATTACCGAGATGGTGATGTGGAGTTCCCGGGGGTAGTGATGTTCAATGGGAACCTCGGCCGGATACACCAGCGTGTTTTCGATGCAGTCAAGTCTCAGAACTTCAAGAAAGCTGAGTTCGCACTGTCGGTTCTGGCATCGGAGGCGGATTGGCGCACCCCCGAATATATTAGTGAGGGGCTCGAATGGTTACAGGACAAACTGCGTGGGCGGTCTGGTGTTGCGAGTGAGGAGAACGGCCGGTGA